CCCTCCTCGGCTGGCCACCATCCGGAGGCGAACATGTCAAACTCCGCGAAACCGCCTGGCTCGACGGTCTACGAGGAGTAGCCGCCTTCCTGGTCATGATCTACcacatcaacctcaccttctGGTCCGGATACTACATCGAAGCACCCTTCGGAGCCACCACGATTCCCGACGAGAAATTACACCTCCCCGGCGGATGGCAACTCTGGGCTTTCTGGAGACTGCCCATCTTCCGGTTGTGGATGTGTTCCGGCCACGCGCAAGTGAGCGTCTTCTTCGTGTTGTCTGGGTTCGTGTTATCCTGGGGCCCTCTGGGATCGATTCAAGCGGGAGGCAAGCAGGAGAAAGTCCTGCAGTCGCTGGGATCGGCGACGTTTCGTCGGTGGATACGATTGTACGTGCCGTGCTTCGCGGTTGCGCTGTGGCAGGTGTTCGAGATGTGGTTTGGTCTCCGAGACTGGGGGATTATTACAAAGCGGAGTAATATTTTCGCGCAGTTGTGGGACTATGTCAGAGTCTCGGAGCGGTTTGCGAATCCGTTCCAGATCAATCGGGACGAGTATAATGGGCAACACGATTATGACTGGACGTTGTGGACGATTCCGTACGAGTTTTCCGGGTCGATGTTGGTTTTTGGGGTGCTGTTGGCCGTCAGTCGATTTTCTGAGTATCGGAAGAGGACGCTCGTGATCGCGGGTGTTGCGGGATATGCTTGCCTGAGGGGCGAGTGGAATTTCTGGCTGTTTGCCACGGGTATGCTTATTGCCAACTATGTGAGGAATGCGGGAGGTTTCGAGGAGTTGACCCGGAGGACGACACGAGGCTTGAAGACGGCGTGCGTTGTCATGCTTTTTACGGGACTGCTGCTGGCTGGAGTACCATCGGGAAGTCAGTTTTACACCCGCGAAGGATACGCATGGTTGGACAATCTCGTACCTTCGGCGTGGAAGAATATTGAAGGCGGCATGCggttgtggtggtgctggtCTGGTATCCTGTTCATCTTC
This genomic interval from Zymoseptoria tritici IPO323 chromosome 8, whole genome shotgun sequence contains the following:
- the ALT-3 gene encoding acyltransferase, class 3 (Acyltransferase 3; COG-1835 containing domain protein. Fatty acid and phospholipid metabolism. Probable location: plasmatic.), which produces MFTGSRPTGLLSLQTLLGWPPSGGEHVKLRETAWLDGLRGVAAFLVMIYHINLTFWSGYYIEAPFGATTIPDEKLHLPGGWQLWAFWRLPIFRLWMCSGHAQVSVFFVLSGFVLSWGPLGSIQAGGKQEKVLQSLGSATFRRWIRLYVPCFAVALWQVFEMWFGLRDWGIITKRSNIFAQLWDYVRVSERFANPFQINRDEYNGQHDYDWTLWTIPYEFSGSMLVFGVLLAVSRFSEYRKRTLVIAGVAGYACLRGEWNFWLFATGMLIANYVRNAGGFEELTRRTTRGLKTACVVMLFTGLLLAGVPSGSQFYTREGYAWLDNLVPSAWKNIEGGMRLWWCWSGILFIFASCHLAGVRRLFEASFMRYLGRLSFMLYLTHRIVLNLLGSMLRSVVYSLIGRDKWIDDSEEGATVLHPLFTLLGYVLLLAALIPSCLVVAHWAEICIDKPSTKLARRVDDWFVGGSPKETAALGENGSLLPSHAAGDEREMDLVNRPDNIGIGENAR